The Pseudomonas parafulva genome includes a window with the following:
- a CDS encoding histone deacetylase, protein MSLPLIYHEDYSPEFPPDHRFPMDKFRLLHDHLIDSGLTTDQALLRPDICPNDILALAHDRHYIERYMHGELSREDQRRLGLPWSEALARRTVRAVGGSLLTAEMALQHGVACHLAGGTHHAHYDHPAGFCIFNDLAVISRYLLEAGRVHRVLIFDCDVHQGDGTARMLEDTPDAITVSLHCEQNFPARKAQSDWDIPLPRGMGDDAYLQVVDEALNYLLPLYQPDLVLYDAGVDVHKDDALGYLQITDAGLAARDERVLGQCLGRDIPVMGVIGGGYSKDRKALAKRHGVLHHTAAKVLRCAQ, encoded by the coding sequence CCACGAAGACTACAGCCCTGAGTTTCCGCCGGACCATCGTTTTCCGATGGACAAGTTTCGTCTGCTGCACGATCACCTGATCGACAGCGGGTTGACCACTGACCAGGCGTTGCTGCGGCCCGACATCTGCCCCAATGACATTCTCGCGCTGGCCCACGATCGCCATTACATCGAGCGCTACATGCACGGCGAGCTGTCGCGCGAGGACCAGCGCCGCCTGGGCCTGCCGTGGAGCGAAGCGCTGGCGCGGCGCACCGTACGCGCGGTCGGGGGGTCGTTGTTGACGGCCGAGATGGCCCTGCAACACGGGGTGGCCTGCCACCTGGCCGGGGGCACTCACCATGCCCACTACGACCACCCGGCCGGCTTCTGCATCTTCAATGACCTGGCCGTGATCAGCCGGTACCTGCTTGAAGCCGGTCGCGTGCATCGGGTGCTGATTTTCGATTGCGATGTCCATCAAGGAGACGGGACTGCGCGCATGCTTGAGGACACACCCGACGCCATTACCGTCTCCCTGCATTGCGAGCAGAACTTCCCGGCCCGCAAGGCACAAAGCGATTGGGACATTCCCCTGCCACGCGGCATGGGGGACGACGCTTACCTGCAAGTGGTGGATGAGGCGCTCAATTACCTGCTGCCGCTCTATCAGCCTGACCTGGTGCTGTACGACGCCGGAGTCGATGTTCACAAGGACGATGCCCTGGGTTATCTGCAAATCACCGATGCAGGGCTGGCCGCACGTGACGAGCGCGTGCTCGGCCAGTGCCTGGGGCGCGATATTCCGGTCATGGGTGTGATCGGGGGCGGCTATAGCAAGGACCGCAAAGCACTGGCCAAGCGCCACGGCGTGCTTCATCACACGGCAGCCAAAGTCTTGCGTTGTGCACAATGA